The stretch of DNA GACCCCATGAAAACCGCCTACATCACCGAACAGGGCGCCACCGTTCGTCGCGACGGACCGGTGCTGCAGGTATGGACCGGCAAGACGCGGAAGGCGGAGTTGCTGGTGCACGATCTCGATCAGTTGGTGTTGATGGGCAATGTCATGGTGACGCCGGCGGTGTTGGATTTTCTGATCGCCGAGCGGGTCGACACGGTGTTCATGTCGTACCACGGACGATTTCGCGGGCGGTT from Candidatus Binatia bacterium encodes:
- a CDS encoding CRISPR-associated endonuclease Cas1, producing MKTAYITEQGATVRRDGPVLQVWTGKTRKAELLVHDLDQLVLMGNVMVTPAVLDFLIAERVDTVFMSYHGRFRGR